The window CCAACGGACCACCCGGCAGGCCGAGCTGTCCTTCATCAAGTCATCCGCATGCATTGCAGAGAATTCCCCGCTCTCTTCCGTGACGGAGTCTTCGCTGGTAGTCAAGCATAGGGCATCACCCGTTAAAGACAAGCAGATAACCAGCAGTTAGAGATAGTAAATGGGGATCTGCCGTCGGCAAGCGTCAGCAGAAGGTGTGAAAAACCCTGGCCTCTAGTTCGGACCAGGGCAAAACGATACGTCGCGACTCGGAAACGCGCTAAAAATTGTAGAAGCGCGGGTCGCTCTTGGGCAGCCGATATTGCGAGTTCGGCCTTGAAGTCCGCGGAGACGATGAACGGCCCAAAGATTCGTACGAGTATCGCCGTGTGTTTTGGTCGACTTGCGGTTCATACGAGTAACGACGCTGTGATGGATTCATCGTGGACGCGTCCGGTGTAGGCGCGGCGGGCAGATCGTCATCGTATTGAGGCGCCTGCGCGCCATCTTGGTAGTGAGGTGCGGAATATGTGCTCTGTTGGCAGCAGCCGCAACCGCGACCGCGACGGCCCGCCTCGGCATTTTGTGGTGTGCTGAGCAGCGTCAACGATGACAATGCCATCACAACATACAACGTCTTGAGCATATCAGGTCTCCTGTAAATGCCTGGACTCGGCTGTTTCCGCGTTGGAAGCAATTCGCGAGTCCGCTTACATCTCCCGCCCACGGCAGCTGGCCGCTTGGAAGACTCCACTCTGATTCGTATGCAAATGGAGTGCCGTTAGACTGAGAAACTCGATTTGCAAGGCGTTTCGCGGAGCAAACCCGGATCCAGTTACTTCCTAACACCCACGTATTTTGCGCATGGTTGCGCGCAGAAGTTTATCGACGGCTAAGATGAGGGCATAACTGTCAGGTAGGGTCGACAACGATCATCTTATGATGGTGGTCCCCGTTGCGCACTGGACGATTCCGAGCTGTACGCACGTGTTGCGCCGCGGAGCGTAGCCTGCAACCGGACACAAATACTAGGGCAGGCCGCATGAGGTAATTCAATACAACCTGGTGCTGCGCAGGCGGAGTGAATTGAGGATGACGCTCACTGAGCTAAGGGCCATCGCGGCACTCGCCCACATGGGAGAAACAAGCCCGAGTGCCGCCGCAGGCACACTGAGCGCGTTATACGCGAAGGCCAATACTAGGTTCTGACGGATGGTGGACGAAGTCGCCTGACTGAGCCGCCGAGCACGGACAATGGCGCGGAGGTCTCCTTTGACCAACGTGACCGCCGCACTTTCCATTGCCACATCTGTGCCGGTCCCCATGGCAATCCCCACGTCAGCTTTAGCCAACGCGGGTGCATCGTTGATGCCGTCGCCGGCCATGGCCACTCGATGGCCTTCCTTCTGGAGGCGGGATACGACGTCGCTTTTTTGTTCCGGCAAGACCTCGGCGATCACTTCATCAATGCCGAGCGTGCGCGCGACGGCCTCGGCAGTCGTGCGGCTGTCGCCGGTGAGCATGACCACGCGCAATCCCTCGGCATGCAGTAGTTGGATCGCTTCGGCGGACGTGTCCTTGATGGTGTCAGCGACACCAATCAATCCTGCAACCTTGCCGTCAATGGCGACGATCATCACAGTTTGCCCTTCTGACCGCAATTGCTGAAGGCGACTCTCCGCCGAGCTAATATCGATGCCCTCTGTCGACATCATGGCCGGGTTTCCGATGGCTACCTGCTGCGAGCCAGCGTTTCCGCGCACTCCTTTTCCAGTCACTGACTGGAAATTGCTGACTGAAGTCGGCACTACGCGGCGCTGTTCTGCGCCTTGGACAATCGCTGCTGCCAGTGGGTGCTCGCTGGCTTTTTCAAGACCCGCGGCGACGCCTAGAACGAATGATTCGTCGTAGCCGGCGGAGGTTTCAACGGTGACGAGCTTTGGTTTCCCTTCAGTAAGGGTCCCGGTCTTGTCTACTACCAACGTCTCAGCATTGCGCAGTGTTTCAAGAGCCTCAGCGTCCCGAAACAGGACTCCCGCGGTCGCTCCACGACCCGTTCCGACCATGATTGCCATTGGCGTGGCGAGTCCCAACGCGCAGGGGCACGCAATAATGAGGACCGCTACAGCGTTCACGAGAGCGTGGGCAAGTCGCGGTTCCGAGCCCCAAATGGCCCAGCCCGCAAAGGCCAAGATGGCGACTCCCATCACCGTTGGAACAAAGAAAAGTGAGACTTTGTTGACGAGCTTTTCGATTGGCGCACGGCTCCGCTGGGCTTCGCCGACCATTCGGACAATCTGCGACAATAGCGTGTCTCCTCCCACTCGCTCGGCCTGCATTAACAGGCTTCCGGTGCCGTTTACAGTTCCGGCGACTACCTTGTTTCCGGACGTTTTTTCCACCGGGATCGGTTCGCCGGTGATCATTGACTCATCAAATGCGCTTTGTCCCTCAAGCACGAAGCCATCGACTGGCACTTTCTCACCCGGACGAATCCGCAATCGATCTCCGACGTGTACGTGCTCCCTCGGGACATCTTCCTCTTGTCCATTTTCGCGCACCACGCGTGCGGTCTTAGGAGCCAGGCCGAGGAGTGCACGGATCGCAGCGCCGGTTTGTGAGCGCGCACGCAGTTCAAGCACTTGTCCAAGTAGTACCAATACGACAATCACAGCCGCGCTATCGAAATACGGTTCGACCGCGCCGGAGGCCGAGCGAAAACCCTCGGGAAAAAGATTGGGCGCGATCGTGGCCGCCAGGCTGTAGAGATACGCGGCACCGACGCCGAGTGCGATCAGCGTGAACATATTCGGGCTGCGATGCACGACCGATGACCATGCGCGTTGAAAGAATGGCCAGCCGCACCACAACACTACCGGGGTCGCCAGGATCAGTTGTACCCAATTGAGCGCTGTCATGTTCGCATGCAGGGCTTTCATCAACGCTGGCGTCGGGATTAGACCCGCCATGGCGATGAGGAAAATCGGCACGGTTAAGACCGTCCCAATCCAGAATCGGCGCTGCATGGCAAGCAACTCAGGATCCGGCCCGACTTCGGCCGAAGGCTGCATCGGCTCCAGCGCCATGCCGCACTTCGGGCAAGTTCCAGGACCGTCTTGAATGACCTCCGGGTGCATGGGACACGTATATTTGCCGGTCGCAGGCGGCGTTTCCGACGCCGGCATTGGCTGCTTCGTTTGCTGGACAAATCGTTCTGGCGCGGCCTGGAATTTCTTCAGGCAGTGTGTGCTGCAGAAGTAGTAGGTCGTGCCGCGAAATGTATGCGAGCCGGCCGCGTGGCTCGGATCGACGGTCATTCCGCAGATCGGATCCTTGACCGTCGCGTTCTCGCCGCCGTGCCCTGTCGCGTGATGGTCGTGTGACATCTGTGCTCTCCATTCCCGGTTGTTGCGGGAGTTTCTTGTCTTTTCTGGCTATTCTCGATGGCATTCAGAATCGGGCAGCCCTGCAGCTTCCCTTTGCCGTCGCACGCTTGGACGAGCGGCACGAGTGCCTGTTTCATGCGTCTGAGTTCATCGATCCGATGATCAATGTCAGCGATTTTCGCAGTGGCGCGGTCTTTCACCTGACTGCGAGTGGACAGGGGATCGAGCTTGAGTTCCAACAGTTCCTTGACTTCCCGCAAGGCGAATCCCAGCCGCTGCGCTTGCTTGATGAATCGCAAGCGTGCGATCGCTTCCGGCTGGTATTGTCGGTAGCCGGAAGGACTTCTCGCTGGTTTTTCTAGTAGCCCTTCGCGCTCGTAGAATCGGACGGTCTCGACGCCAAGACCGGTCTCGCGAGCAATTTGGCCAATCGTTAATGTCTGCATCTCAAACCCTCCACAGCTATTCTACACCCCGTACCTTACTACGGAGTCAAGGCCGATTACCGCTTCGATACCGCATTCGGCAGGGAAGACGCGCGCTTTCGCATCACCCGTACCCGCCCAACCGCGCAATCAGGGAGCTTGTGCATATGGTTGGCAAGAAGTGTCATCCACCGCGCCGTAGCAGGCAAGGCATACGGCCCTTGATGAGAAGCAGCGATAGATGGAGGACTCGCCTTCACTTCCGCAAGGGGTTCCCTCACTACTTCTGCGGGTGCTCTGTCGATGGAGTTTATTGCGGTCGGAAGAATTTCGTTTTGAATTGTGGCGGAGACATCGCTGCTGCCGCGTCTCGCCAGCGCAACCAGATTGCGGCCTCCAGGGCATGGTCGACCGCTCGGCTGTCTAAAAACTGCGACGGCTGAAGACGGTGCGCATGATAGTTTGCCGAGCGCAGTCCGCTCGTAAACGCCAAAAACTCGGCCGTTCCGGCAGCCGCTTCGCCGAAGTAATTCCGCACGGCGTTCAGATCTTGGAGGTCAACAACGCCGTCGAATGGAAATGTGTCACCGATGACGCCAGGTCCCGTCTCGCCGAAGTTATTGCGGACGGCGTTCAGGTCTGCGAGATCCACATCATCGTCGTCATCCGTGTCGCCAGGCCTGGAGGCTGCCACGCTGACCTGGACTTCTGCTTCGTCGACACCTCCTCGATCATCCCACACATAGAGTTCCACCTGGAAATCGCCTGCGCCCGGCGCACGCCACGTCACGTCTTTGCCAATCGCGGTCGTCCCATCTGGAAAATACCATTCATAGCGCATCACGGCTCCTTCGCCGTCCCTGCTGAGCGCGCCGGAAAAAGCAAACGTCGCTCGATCTCCTGCCGGAGACGTCGCAATCACCGCTGAGGGGCGTTGATCCGCTGTCACACGGACATTAAATGTTCGCTGCATCGCGACCACGTTTCCAGCGCTGTCAGCGATGCTTGCCGAGAGCGTCACCGCCCCCTGTGGCAACGCGCGATCTCCCTCAAACGGCGCCAGGAACAACTTGTCGTCTTTGTAAACGAACGAATCGCTCAGATCTGTGCCGGCGGGAAGGCCGCCGAATGATCGGTTGAACGACACTCGCAAACTCGACAGGTCGATTCCACTGCCGCCATCGGCGTACTGCAAGACGATCTCTGGATATTGCGACCACTCGTCAGGCGTCGGCTTGAGGATAATCAGGGACGGTACCGTGGTGTCGACACCGGCCAACACAGGCATCGACGCCGAAGCTTCGGGCGTTGGTTGACTTGGCGTGTTTTCGGTCCCGACGTGGACGACGCTGTAGTAATAGGTAATCCCCGGTTTCGCGGAGCGGTCAGTGAAGCGCACCTCATTTCTGCCGCCGTTGAGGCTGACCTCAGGGTCACCCAACTCCTCAGTTGTCGTCCAGCGGTCGATGGGCGCTGAAAATCCTTCGTCCTGGTGCGACTCTCCTACGACCTTGACGAGTTCGCGTTCGGTCCGAGCGAGACT of the Planctomycetia bacterium genome contains:
- a CDS encoding heavy metal translocating P-type ATPase; its protein translation is MSHDHHATGHGGENATVKDPICGMTVDPSHAAGSHTFRGTTYYFCSTHCLKKFQAAPERFVQQTKQPMPASETPPATGKYTCPMHPEVIQDGPGTCPKCGMALEPMQPSAEVGPDPELLAMQRRFWIGTVLTVPIFLIAMAGLIPTPALMKALHANMTALNWVQLILATPVVLWCGWPFFQRAWSSVVHRSPNMFTLIALGVGAAYLYSLAATIAPNLFPEGFRSASGAVEPYFDSAAVIVVLVLLGQVLELRARSQTGAAIRALLGLAPKTARVVRENGQEEDVPREHVHVGDRLRIRPGEKVPVDGFVLEGQSAFDESMITGEPIPVEKTSGNKVVAGTVNGTGSLLMQAERVGGDTLLSQIVRMVGEAQRSRAPIEKLVNKVSLFFVPTVMGVAILAFAGWAIWGSEPRLAHALVNAVAVLIIACPCALGLATPMAIMVGTGRGATAGVLFRDAEALETLRNAETLVVDKTGTLTEGKPKLVTVETSAGYDESFVLGVAAGLEKASEHPLAAAIVQGAEQRRVVPTSVSNFQSVTGKGVRGNAGSQQVAIGNPAMMSTEGIDISSAESRLQQLRSEGQTVMIVAIDGKVAGLIGVADTIKDTSAEAIQLLHAEGLRVVMLTGDSRTTAEAVARTLGIDEVIAEVLPEQKSDVVSRLQKEGHRVAMAGDGINDAPALAKADVGIAMGTGTDVAMESAAVTLVKGDLRAIVRARRLSQATSSTIRQNLVLAFAYNALSVPAAALGLVSPMWASAAMALSSVSVILNSLRLRSTRLY
- a CDS encoding heavy metal-responsive transcriptional regulator; protein product: MQTLTIGQIARETGLGVETVRFYEREGLLEKPARSPSGYRQYQPEAIARLRFIKQAQRLGFALREVKELLELKLDPLSTRSQVKDRATAKIADIDHRIDELRRMKQALVPLVQACDGKGKLQGCPILNAIENSQKRQETPATTGNGEHRCHTTITRQGTAARTRRSRIRSAE